The DNA region TCTCTGGCACTGCTACCCGATGGATACGAATACCTTCGACTGTTTCCCGAATTGGCAAATCATCACTCTGAATCGTCACCAGATCAATCTCATGACCCAAAGCCACAACCTCAGGATAAAGCTCCCCAACATGGCGAGCCAATCCACCAACCACTCGCGGAGGGAACTCCCAACTCAGTACAAAAATACGCATTTATCACACTCCACAAAATTAATTGTGGAAACTCCCTTCATTTCCAGCACACAAACCCTTGAAGAAATCTCACAGATCTGACATACCGCCTGAATAAAGACTCTTTTTTCCCTTACAATAAAAAGTGGGCAAAAACTTATTCGATCAAGAACAAAAGTTTTTGTTCACTCCTCACACCATATTTCGCCCGAGTCGCCATAGTATTCGGGCGTTTTTCTTTGGAAAATTACGCCCAGCAAAAATACATTACAGCAAGAAAAAGATTATTTGCGATCTCTGGCTAACTTTTGAAAAGAAAAGAGAATACTCGAATAGATTAATTCCACAACACTTAAGCGTATCGTAACATCACTATTCTAATTATTCGGATCGCATCCTAAACTTACAAAAGTTATTATTGTTTATTATCGTTTTTATCGAAGCGGTAAACCAATCAGAGTCATATGTTAGAATCCTCTAGTATTCTCAGCAACACATTATTTTAAGTAGGAATTTAGAGGCATGTCAAAAACTGCCCCAGTCACAGATGCAACTTTTCAAGAAGAAGTTCTTGAAAGTGATGTACCAGTTCTAGTGGATTTTTGGGCTCCTTGGTGTGGTCCCTGTCGTATGGTCGCTCCTGTCGTAGAAGAGATCGCAGACCAATACAAGGATCAAATTAAAGTATTCAAACTCAATACTGATGAGAATCCTAGTGTCGCTAGCGATTACGGTATCCGCAGTATTCCCACCCTCATGATCTTCAAGGGTGGCAAAAAAGTTGATATGGTCGTTGGTGCTGTACCGAAGACGACTCTCGCGACAGCGATTGACAAACAACTTTAAAAAATCACGGTCTACAAATTAGACAGAAAAAAGCGCCTTGCTGTCGACAAGGCATTAAGAAAAAAGACTCGACAAAGTGTACTTACATTTTTGGCCTCATCTATATTGATGGGGTATTTTTATTGTCAGAAATATACTCACTAATATGACAAGGCATTTTGGCAATTCACGGCCATCAAATATGAGGTTTACTGATAAAAGAAAGAGGCGATCGCCATAAAATGGCAACCACATCATTCAATTTATTTCAACTAAAATCTAAAGCGTTTTATCAAGTTCAGCAATTAATTCATCGAGCTCTTCAAGGGCTTGATTCACATCTAAACGTAGGGAACCAAGCGTTGGGTCACTAAGTAATTTGACGAGCGCCTCACGCTTCCCTTTAATAACTTCAACCTTTTCCCGCAATGTTACTTTAGACATCATTTCCTCTTTTTCTGACTTTCAGAAATTAGTGGCTAAAAAATAGTAAGAGCTTTAAACAATTAGAAAAGCTCCAAATTCAAAGAACAACTCTATTCAATATCCGCTAAATTGACTCTGCCGCCTGTCCGATCAGAAATCGCACCAACTTCTTTCATTTTAGCGATAAATTCACTGGCTAATTTGACAAATGCCTTTGAACCAGAAGTATTAGGCATAGAAACAACCGCAGGTTGGAACGTATCTAAAGCCTTTGCCACGTTGACATCCATCGGAATCTTGTGTTTAAAGATTTGAGATGCAGTGAAATCATCACTCACTCGCTTCATCACTTGATTGTAATAACGATTGAGTAGGGTGCCACCAGACAGAATAAAGACGATGCCTAATAGATTGAGTTTGATGGGATCGATGTTGTCCGGATCAGTATCTTGATGACTCTCACGTAGCGCACGAATTCGTCGTTGTAGTAACTGAATCCCCACAACTGACAATGGTTCGGGACGAGCAGGAAGAATATAAAAATCACTCGCAGCTAAACCACTTCTGGTTACAAGGTTATAGCCTGGTGCACAGTCCATAATGATGAAATCATACTGATCCATCACAGGTTCAAGGATTTGCTTGATGAGAATAAGTTCAAAGTTATTCCAGATTTCCTGGAAGTTTGTATCTTCATCTTTTACAGCTCGCTTATGAAGCATTTCTGAAACAAGATATTCATCGTAAAGTTCAATATCACCAGGGAGCAAGTCTAATCCTTGAACGTTAGCGATAAACGGACAAATAATGTCGTTAATATCTAGACTTTGTTTGAGAGTCGGCTTAATGGTGGTCTCAATAAGGTAGCTAATCGTGCGTCTTGCTTTGCGAATACGAGCAAAATCCTGAGGTGGCATTAGGCTCAAGGTGGCACTGATCTGAGAATCTAAGTCAACGACAAGTACACGCTTTTTATGGTGGCGAGCTAAGCATGCAGCAAGATTAACGGTTAGGGTCGTTTTACCGACACCTCCTTTCATGTTGACGGTACTGATAATAAGTGCCATAGACGCTGTTACAGATAAATAGGGTTGTTAGAGTAGAGTTCCCGAGAATGGGCCAAATTTTCTTTGATAAAAGGTGTTTTTTCGATATTTGTCGCCATTGTACCTTTATCTTCATATTTGCTTAAGGCAACCAAAGGATGATTTTAATTAGCATCAAAATTGATTAATCGAGGCGATAAATTGAGGTACGACGCAACGCAGTAAACGGCGACAACCTCAATACATCTAACTTGACCACAAATCCGTAAGTTGAGTTCTGTTTTTTCAGGCTATGTTCCGATTAGAAACGGTGGCGATCGCCCACCAAATAATCAAAATTTTAGACCCAATATCTAGACGGCAATAGAGGCAGCGGAAGATGGCGCCTTACGGAAAAGATAACCCGTGCCTCTCTCAGTAATGATAAATTCAGGCTGGCGAGGGTCTTCTTCGATTTTTGATCGCAAGCGGGAAACATGGACATCCACAACTCTCAAATCACTATGACGACGGGGGACATAACCCCAAATTGCCGTCAAGATATCTGTACGGCTGAGAGGATTACCAGCTTGGTTAACGAGTAGGTGCAAAAGGTCAAATTCAATGTGGGTGAGACGCAAAACATTGCCATTCTGCAAAACTTTGCGGCGATTCGTATCAATTACAAGGTTAGCAATACGGAGAACACCAGCTTCTTCGACTTCATTTTGCTGCTTTTTAGTACGGCGAAGAATACAGTGAATGCGAGCTTCTAATTCTTTTGGGGAGAATGGTTTAACGAGATAATCATCGGCGCCAAAACGTAGTCCAGTAATGCGATCTGCCACATCTCCAAGAGCTGTTAGCATAATAATCGGAGTGTCGCTCTCTCTGCGGATTTCTTGACAGACATAATAGCCATCGCGCTTGGGCATCATGACGTCAAGAATAACGAGATCAGGGCGTTCACGCCAAAAGACCTCAAGGGCTTCGTCACCATCAGCGGCGGTAATAATGTCGTAGCCGATCATGGAGAGTCGGGTATTTAAAATACGGCGTACGGCGATTTCGTCATCTACGACGAGGATTGTTGCCTTACTCTCTACCACGATGAATACTGCTCCCTCTATGTCTGCAAGTAATGGTGTTTTGTGAAAATGACTATTTACATTTCGTTACATTCAGTATAGCAATAACATTTGGCTCATGCAAAAGAGATAATGTTTAGGGTTTCGATTTCGGTATGGAAAGACGGATTGAAAGGTTTAGACTGAAGTAGCTTAGTCGTCTTGGTCTATAAGGAATTTGGGTTTTATGGTTGGCGATCGCCAGAAGTTTGAGGGTTGGGGTTTTATCAATTTAAATAAGCCTGCGGGTTGGACCTCCCATGATTGCATCGGCAAACTAAGACGATTATTGAGACTAAAAAAGATTGGCCATGGTGGCACTCTAGATCCAATGGCTACAGGGGTTTTGCCAGTTGCGGTGGGTAAAGCGACGAGATTATTGCAGTATTTACCAAAACAAAAGGCGTACAGAGCAATTGTTCGATTTGGAATACGCACCACAACAGATGATCTTGAAGGGGAGGCGATCGCCACAAAGTCTTGTCCAGATCTGACTTTGGCGGAAGTAAAAGCATATCTCCCAAATTTCATGGGGAAAATCACCCAAATTCCGCCAGCATTTAGTGCGATCAAAAAGAATGGTAAGCCTCTATATGCTTTAGCGAGACAGGGTATTGAGGTGGAAGTGCCCAGTCGTGAAGTGGATATTTATGAGCTAAATATTTTAGGTTGGCGAGAGGGAGAATTTCCAGAGCTGGATCTAGAGGTACATTGCGGCGAAGGGACATACATTCGGGCGATCGCCAGGGATTTAGGTGTTGCGGTCGGTACAGAAGCAACATTAGCGGGATTAATTCGTAGTCAAAGTGGTGGTTTCAGCCTAGAGCAAAGCATTAGCTTTGAGGATATTGAAAAGCAATTAGAAGAAGAAAGCTTTGCATGCAAAAAACCAAATCAGTTATTACAGCATTTACCTCAACTTGTTTTAACGGAATCTCAAGTGACTGCCTGGAGCTATGGTCAAAAAATCCCTTGGGTTGATCCGCCAATTCCCCAGGCAACTCCATTAGGGATTTATGATTCGGCCAGTGATTTTTTAGGTGTTGGGGAATTTAAACCGAGTAAGACTGAAGTAGATCAGATTGTCCTTGCGCCACGCCTTGTGTTGTTTGGTAAGTAAGCTTTGAGGAATTTTTATCAGCCTTTAAAGATTGAATCCTGGCGACATTTGCTGACTTGGGGACATTTGCTGGTGGGAAAATAATGCGTCAGTGCGAATAAAAACTTCCCGAGGCAAAACGATGGCTTGCTGTCGGAAACTAACAAACCCTTTACAAGTTTCGCGATCTATCGCCACACCTGTCACATATTGAGCACGAACGGGATGAATATTCGCGTAGTTATAGTAGATCTGCTGGGCAGCCCATAACACTCTGGGTTCGATCAACACGACAGGCGGTCTCTGCTACGACTATTTCACCATCAGGATACGCTGAGAGTTTGGGTAAATCAAGAACACAATAAGTTCAATGACGGCTGATTTTCTACGGAAGTGAACAGGGTAATATAAGAAAGTACAAACTTAGTAGCGTGAAGTATCAGGGAGGTCTTGTTATGGCAGTTTTAACAAAAACGCCTCAGGAAATTTCTCACATGAGTGAAGCTGATGTGGCGAATTTAGCGACTCGGCTCGAACTAGATGATTACGCGAGCCCCTTTGAAGCGCTACAGGATTGGCACCTATTGCGGGCGATCGCCTTTCAGCGAGAAGATTTAGTCAAACCCTACTGGCATTTACTCGATATCGAAGCATACGACGAATCATAAATGCTCAAGGATAAAAAAGTTGTCGTTGGCATTAGCGGTGGTATTGCCGCCTACAAAGTCTGCGAAGTAATCTCTCGCCTCTTTAAAGCAGGGGCGGAGGTTCGTGTGGTGCTAACCGATTCGGCACAGCGATTTATTACACCGCTTACCGTAGCAACATTAAGTCGTCATGCGGCTTATACAGATGAAGATTTTTGGGATAGCCATCAGCCTCGCCCGGTTCACATTGATCTAGGAGAGTGGTCTGATCTAATTTTGCTAGCTCCATTGACGGCAAATACCCTAGCGAAAGTCAGCTTGGGCTTGGCAGACACATTGCTGACAAATATTATTCTGGCGTCAAATTGTCCAGTGCTGGCTGTTCCGGCAATGAATACCGACATGTGGCAACAGCTTTCGGTGCAATCAAATTGGCGCAAGTTACAGAAAGACGAGCGATATCATATCCTTTCGCCGAATAGTGGTCTGTTGGCTTGCGATCGCCGTGGCAAAGGACGGATGTCAGAGCCCACTGAAATTATTGAAGCGATAGAATCCCTGATCCATAGTCGGGGTCAAGAGGATTTACGTAATACGAAAATATTGATTAGTGCTGGTGGAACCCGCGAACATATTGATGCGGTGAGGTTTATTGGCAATCCATCCTCAGGAAAAATGGGGCTGGCGATCGCCAAAGCAGCAGCCTATCGAGGTGCAGAAATCACTTTAGTTCACGCGCCAATCGAAGCTCGATTGCTTGAAGATTTGCCAGAAATGGAACGGTTTCCGGTAGTTAGCTCAGCGGAAATGGAGCGATCACTATTAGACCAGGCAGACCAATTTGATTGGATTATCATGTGCGCGGCGGTGGGTGATGTCCGCTCAAAAATCCTACATAACAACAAATTATCGAAAGCAGATTTACCCGAAAGCATTGAACTCGAAACAATTCCCGATATTGCAGCGCAGCTTGGTCACAAAAAACGTGCAGACCAAAAGTTAATCGGTTTCGCGGCACAAACTGGAGAAATTACAGCTCCAGCTCTCGCCAAACTCCAACGCAAAAATCTGGATGCGATCGCCGCTAACTCGATTGATTTACCAGATTCAGGGTTTGGGAGTGAGACAAATCAGCTTGTGTTTATCGATAAAGAAGGGAGGCAGGCGACAATTCCCATGGCGCCAAAATTGGCGATCGCCCATCATCTCCTCGATTTTATTAAGCAGCTTTAGACAGTTACTCGACCCAGTATTTGGGATTATTTAGTGTATCGG from [Leptolyngbya] sp. PCC 7376 includes:
- the trxA gene encoding thioredoxin, which produces MSKTAPVTDATFQEEVLESDVPVLVDFWAPWCGPCRMVAPVVEEIADQYKDQIKVFKLNTDENPSVASDYGIRSIPTLMIFKGGKKVDMVVGAVPKTTLATAIDKQL
- a CDS encoding ParA family protein, translated to MALIISTVNMKGGVGKTTLTVNLAACLARHHKKRVLVVDLDSQISATLSLMPPQDFARIRKARRTISYLIETTIKPTLKQSLDINDIICPFIANVQGLDLLPGDIELYDEYLVSEMLHKRAVKDEDTNFQEIWNNFELILIKQILEPVMDQYDFIIMDCAPGYNLVTRSGLAASDFYILPARPEPLSVVGIQLLQRRIRALRESHQDTDPDNIDPIKLNLLGIVFILSGGTLLNRYYNQVMKRVSDDFTASQIFKHKIPMDVNVAKALDTFQPAVVSMPNTSGSKAFVKLASEFIAKMKEVGAISDRTGGRVNLADIE
- the rpaB gene encoding response regulator transcription factor RpaB; the protein is MVESKATILVVDDEIAVRRILNTRLSMIGYDIITAADGDEALEVFWRERPDLVILDVMMPKRDGYYVCQEIRRESDTPIIMLTALGDVADRITGLRFGADDYLVKPFSPKELEARIHCILRRTKKQQNEVEEAGVLRIANLVIDTNRRKVLQNGNVLRLTHIEFDLLHLLVNQAGNPLSRTDILTAIWGYVPRRHSDLRVVDVHVSRLRSKIEEDPRQPEFIITERGTGYLFRKAPSSAASIAV
- the truB gene encoding tRNA pseudouridine(55) synthase TruB, giving the protein MVGDRQKFEGWGFINLNKPAGWTSHDCIGKLRRLLRLKKIGHGGTLDPMATGVLPVAVGKATRLLQYLPKQKAYRAIVRFGIRTTTDDLEGEAIATKSCPDLTLAEVKAYLPNFMGKITQIPPAFSAIKKNGKPLYALARQGIEVEVPSREVDIYELNILGWREGEFPELDLEVHCGEGTYIRAIARDLGVAVGTEATLAGLIRSQSGGFSLEQSISFEDIEKQLEEESFACKKPNQLLQHLPQLVLTESQVTAWSYGQKIPWVDPPIPQATPLGIYDSASDFLGVGEFKPSKTEVDQIVLAPRLVLFGK
- a CDS encoding DUF2555 domain-containing protein, yielding MAVLTKTPQEISHMSEADVANLATRLELDDYASPFEALQDWHLLRAIAFQREDLVKPYWHLLDIEAYDES
- the coaBC gene encoding bifunctional phosphopantothenoylcysteine decarboxylase/phosphopantothenate--cysteine ligase CoaBC; amino-acid sequence: MLKDKKVVVGISGGIAAYKVCEVISRLFKAGAEVRVVLTDSAQRFITPLTVATLSRHAAYTDEDFWDSHQPRPVHIDLGEWSDLILLAPLTANTLAKVSLGLADTLLTNIILASNCPVLAVPAMNTDMWQQLSVQSNWRKLQKDERYHILSPNSGLLACDRRGKGRMSEPTEIIEAIESLIHSRGQEDLRNTKILISAGGTREHIDAVRFIGNPSSGKMGLAIAKAAAYRGAEITLVHAPIEARLLEDLPEMERFPVVSSAEMERSLLDQADQFDWIIMCAAVGDVRSKILHNNKLSKADLPESIELETIPDIAAQLGHKKRADQKLIGFAAQTGEITAPALAKLQRKNLDAIAANSIDLPDSGFGSETNQLVFIDKEGRQATIPMAPKLAIAHHLLDFIKQL